The following coding sequences lie in one Nitrososphaera sp. genomic window:
- a CDS encoding pyruvoyl-dependent arginine decarboxylase: MFFTKGKGVHKDQLTSFELALREAQISDLNLVSVSSIKPPGCGIVNVSEGRKHLVPGQVVFAVMARSSTNEPNRLIAASIGLARPAEEAAHYGYLSEHHSTGETAQKAGDYAEDMAMEMLATIMDLPDNASLAWDQREEQWKLSGKIYRTHNFTQSAEGNKDGLWTTVLSAAVLIL; the protein is encoded by the coding sequence ATGTTTTTTACAAAAGGAAAGGGCGTGCACAAGGACCAGCTCACAAGCTTTGAGCTGGCACTCCGCGAAGCCCAGATATCTGATCTTAATCTCGTGAGCGTATCAAGCATCAAGCCGCCGGGCTGCGGCATCGTCAACGTCTCGGAGGGACGGAAGCACCTGGTTCCGGGCCAGGTGGTCTTTGCAGTCATGGCGCGCTCTTCGACCAATGAGCCCAACCGGCTAATCGCCGCCTCTATAGGACTGGCTAGGCCGGCAGAAGAAGCGGCTCACTACGGATACCTGTCCGAGCATCATTCCACCGGTGAGACAGCGCAGAAGGCGGGCGATTATGCAGAGGACATGGCCATGGAGATGCTTGCGACGATCATGGACCTTCCTGATAATGCCAGCCTTGCATGGGATCAGAGGGAGGAGCAGTGGAAGCTCTCCGGCAAGATTTACCGCACGCATAACTTTACCCAGTCCGCTGAAGGAAACAAGGACGGTCTCTGGACAACCGTACTAAGCGCCGCTGTGCTGATATTGTGA
- a CDS encoding 30S ribosomal protein S11 produces the protein MSETSEITETKWGVAHIFSSYNNTLVHITDLSGSETISFSSGGRHVTADRYESSPYAAMKSAVAAADVAKTKGINALHIRVRAVGGVGPRIPGPGAQAAIRALARAGFRIGRIDDVTPIPHDTTRKPGGRRGRRV, from the coding sequence ATGTCAGAAACTTCGGAGATTACCGAGACTAAATGGGGCGTTGCCCACATCTTTAGCAGTTACAATAATACTCTTGTCCATATTACCGACCTGAGCGGTAGCGAGACCATCTCGTTCAGCTCCGGCGGCAGGCACGTCACCGCCGACAGGTACGAATCTTCTCCCTATGCCGCAATGAAGTCCGCAGTCGCCGCGGCAGACGTCGCCAAGACAAAGGGCATTAACGCACTGCACATCAGGGTTAGGGCTGTAGGCGGCGTCGGCCCTAGAATCCCCGGGCCTGGCGCGCAGGCGGCCATCAGGGCACTTGCGAGAGCCGGCTTTAGGATAGGCAGGATTGACGACGTCACCCCGATCCCCCACGACACCACGAGAAAGCCGGGCGGAAGAAGGGGACGCAGAGTCTAG
- a CDS encoding helix-turn-helix domain-containing protein, with the protein MVETDSTFIELLYKMPELKACPVETTFKIIGKKWTILVIRELIRGTTQFNRFLENIEGITPKVLTQRLRELEKFGIVKRRIVSESPVRVEYGLTDRGKEFRPVLRAVASFSMKNMAREVFKDGKPRTPQQILLLQR; encoded by the coding sequence ATGGTTGAAACTGACTCTACCTTCATTGAGCTCCTTTACAAAATGCCGGAGCTAAAGGCGTGTCCGGTCGAGACGACCTTCAAAATCATCGGGAAGAAATGGACAATTCTAGTTATCAGGGAATTAATCAGGGGTACCACGCAGTTTAATCGCTTTCTTGAAAACATAGAAGGCATCACCCCAAAGGTACTCACCCAGCGGCTGCGTGAACTTGAAAAGTTTGGCATTGTTAAAAGAAGAATCGTATCAGAATCTCCTGTTAGGGTCGAATACGGTTTAACGGATCGTGGTAAAGAATTTCGACCAGTCTTGCGAGCAGTCGCTTCATTTTCGATGAAAAATATGGCCAGAGAGGTTTTTAAAGATGGCAAACCCAGAACGCCGCAACAGATTTTGCTATTGCAACGATGA
- a CDS encoding DNA-binding protein, producing MSADESDPDIERIKARKLREMRKLAAAPKPTEAPKPTKSPRDIVLSFLYDRGEEVLNRAYAQFPAQTEAIVTKIAELIRSGELQNKISGGELLSLFRSIGLRVHIDTSIKVEDHGKFVSFSDKLKQAGNELEG from the coding sequence ATGTCTGCAGACGAGTCGGATCCGGACATCGAGCGGATAAAGGCCAGAAAACTCCGCGAAATGCGAAAACTAGCAGCCGCGCCAAAGCCGACCGAGGCGCCAAAGCCGACAAAGTCCCCGAGGGATATTGTGCTTTCCTTTCTTTACGACCGAGGCGAAGAGGTGCTAAACCGCGCGTATGCCCAGTTCCCCGCTCAGACTGAAGCGATTGTCACAAAGATTGCAGAGCTCATTCGGAGTGGCGAGCTCCAGAACAAGATATCAGGGGGCGAACTCCTTTCGCTTTTCAGGTCAATTGGGCTGCGCGTCCACATTGACACAAGCATCAAGGTCGAGGACCACGGCAAGTTTGTATCTTTTTCAGACAAGCTCAAGCAGGCGGGAAACGAACTGGAGGGCTGA
- a CDS encoding adenosine-specific kinase — translation MQLHSVKVESSIPGVQIVLAQSQFIKTVEDVYESLMNSVPGIRFGIAFCEASGPCLVRRQGNEPQLEDLASEYAFRIACGHSIVVLFQNAFPVNVLPHLRANPELLNIYCATANPIEVIIAETDLGRSILGVVDGSRPKGIEGEAQMRERRDFLRSIGYKL, via the coding sequence ATGCAGCTGCACAGCGTGAAAGTAGAGTCGAGCATACCGGGAGTGCAAATCGTCCTGGCCCAGAGCCAATTTATCAAGACCGTCGAGGACGTGTACGAGTCGCTCATGAACAGCGTGCCGGGCATAAGGTTCGGGATAGCATTTTGCGAAGCAAGCGGGCCTTGTCTGGTGCGCCGCCAGGGCAACGAGCCGCAACTCGAAGACCTGGCATCAGAATACGCCTTCAGGATAGCCTGCGGCCACAGCATCGTCGTGCTGTTTCAGAATGCGTTCCCGGTAAACGTCCTGCCGCATCTGCGCGCAAATCCAGAGCTTCTGAACATCTATTGCGCGACGGCCAATCCTATCGAGGTAATAATTGCTGAGACAGACCTTGGAAGGTCGATCCTCGGAGTCGTGGACGGATCCAGGCCAAAGGGGATAGAAGGAGAAGCGCAAATGCGAGAGCGGAGGGACTTTTTGAGGAGCATCGGATACAAACTGTAA
- a CDS encoding RtcB family protein, whose product MNVPVTIYANDSLISKMVMDRTIDQAANVSTLPGVQKHVVVLPDGHEGYGFPVGGVAATDLETGVISPGGVGYDINCGVRLVRTSLTESDLRPKLKDLVNDLFKSIPSGVGSEGAVRLSKSELDDLLVEGVGWAVNHGYGTADDMDVCEENGRMGGADPARVSDTARKRGAPQLGSLGSGNHFLEIQKVDKIFDEKAAAAMGIEGQGQLTVLIHCGSRGFGHQICTDYLRVSESALKKYGLTLADRELACVPNNSKEGEDYRKAMYSALNFAWANRQMLTHWTRKVFERVFGMSEADLDMDLVYDVAHNIAKVERQRVEGEGTRELVVHRKGATRAFPAGMEQIPKKYRDVGQPVIIPGSMGTASWILLGNDRSLDLSFGSTAHGAGRTMSRSAAKRSYTAESVKQGLESKGIYIRALTRDGMVEETPEAYKDVDAVANVSHELGIATKVVRLVPVGVIKG is encoded by the coding sequence ATGAACGTTCCCGTCACAATTTACGCTAACGATTCCCTCATTTCCAAGATGGTCATGGACCGCACCATAGACCAGGCGGCAAACGTCTCTACACTGCCGGGCGTGCAAAAGCACGTCGTAGTGCTGCCAGACGGTCATGAGGGTTATGGCTTTCCTGTGGGAGGCGTCGCGGCCACCGACCTTGAAACCGGCGTGATTAGCCCCGGTGGCGTCGGCTACGACATCAACTGCGGAGTGCGGCTTGTGCGCACGAGCCTAACAGAGTCGGACCTGAGGCCAAAACTCAAGGATCTTGTAAATGACCTCTTCAAGTCAATACCGTCCGGCGTGGGAAGCGAGGGCGCCGTAAGGCTGTCCAAGTCAGAACTCGACGACCTGCTTGTCGAAGGGGTTGGGTGGGCAGTCAACCATGGCTATGGGACGGCCGACGACATGGATGTTTGCGAAGAAAATGGCAGGATGGGTGGCGCTGACCCGGCTCGGGTTTCAGACACGGCCCGCAAGAGGGGCGCGCCGCAGCTGGGAAGCCTTGGCTCTGGCAACCACTTTCTTGAAATCCAAAAGGTGGACAAGATATTTGATGAAAAGGCTGCTGCCGCCATGGGAATAGAGGGACAGGGGCAGCTGACGGTGCTGATACACTGCGGCTCTCGCGGTTTTGGCCACCAGATTTGCACCGACTATCTTCGCGTTTCCGAATCCGCGCTCAAGAAATACGGCCTAACGCTGGCAGACAGGGAACTTGCCTGCGTGCCGAACAACTCGAAGGAGGGCGAGGACTACCGCAAGGCGATGTACTCGGCGCTCAACTTTGCATGGGCCAACCGACAGATGCTCACCCACTGGACTAGGAAGGTCTTTGAGCGCGTCTTTGGCATGTCCGAGGCCGACCTTGACATGGACCTTGTATACGACGTTGCCCACAACATCGCCAAGGTAGAGCGCCAGCGGGTGGAAGGCGAGGGCACGCGCGAGTTGGTTGTCCACCGAAAAGGCGCTACCAGGGCGTTCCCGGCAGGGATGGAGCAGATACCCAAAAAATACAGAGACGTGGGCCAGCCGGTTATCATACCCGGCTCGATGGGAACCGCCAGCTGGATTTTGCTAGGCAACGACCGCTCACTTGACCTGAGTTTTGGCTCGACGGCTCACGGCGCTGGCAGGACGATGTCAAGGTCCGCTGCAAAGCGCAGTTACACCGCCGAGTCAGTAAAGCAGGGTCTCGAGTCAAAGGGCATCTACATCCGTGCGCTTACCAGGGATGGAATGGTTGAAGAGACACCCGAGGCGTACAAGGACGTGGATGCAGTCGCAAACGTCTCTCACGAGCTTGGCATCGCGACCAAGGTAGTCAGGCTGGTGCCGGTTGGAGTGATAAAGGGATAA
- the purB gene encoding adenylosuccinate lyase: protein MPILPVDSGRYGSKEMRSIFEDHARLRYQLLFEASVAESQAELKMIPAAAAEDISKAASSGKVTLERIAELESISDHDTAALVEALSEQLAAASKPWVHYGLTSADVVDTSMCMQLRDAFEIIEEKVKTLAEKLASRAAEFSDLPAVGRTHGQHASIVAFGLRFAVWASEMARHYERIREARPRVLLCKTLGVVGTGSLMGEKALEVQRLASKSLGLYPVDAATQVIPRERFAEAQFLLALVGSTLDKIAVEIRNLQRTEIAEVAEPFRKGQMGSSAVPVKRNPTKSERVSSLSRLLRSLVDVSLENVPLWHERDLSNSANERFTLPLGAILLDEMLGLMIKVISELAVNRSRITSNIEITKGQIYAEFVLEALVKKGVPRFEAYRDIQRVAFSAAADGTHFLEAAAKDASISESLSRQELETIFQPASHLAASGRIIENAKSLVGRLTKNRN, encoded by the coding sequence ATGCCAATCCTTCCAGTTGACTCGGGACGGTACGGAAGCAAGGAGATGCGCAGCATCTTTGAGGACCATGCCCGCCTCAGGTACCAGCTCTTGTTCGAGGCCTCGGTTGCGGAAAGCCAGGCCGAGTTGAAAATGATTCCTGCCGCCGCGGCCGAGGACATTTCCAAGGCCGCCTCTTCGGGCAAGGTTACACTTGAGAGGATTGCAGAGCTCGAGTCTATAAGCGACCACGATACGGCCGCGCTCGTCGAGGCACTGAGCGAGCAGCTGGCCGCGGCGTCAAAGCCCTGGGTGCACTACGGGCTAACAAGCGCCGACGTGGTCGACACCTCGATGTGCATGCAGCTGAGAGACGCGTTTGAAATCATTGAAGAAAAGGTAAAAACACTCGCGGAAAAACTCGCCTCAAGGGCAGCCGAGTTTTCCGACCTTCCAGCGGTCGGGCGCACCCACGGCCAGCATGCAAGCATTGTCGCGTTTGGACTGCGGTTCGCAGTGTGGGCCTCAGAGATGGCAAGGCACTATGAGAGGATAAGAGAGGCCCGGCCCCGGGTTTTGCTGTGCAAGACGCTAGGCGTCGTAGGCACCGGCTCGCTGATGGGAGAAAAGGCCCTTGAGGTACAACGACTTGCTAGCAAGTCCCTCGGCCTGTACCCTGTAGACGCTGCCACCCAGGTGATCCCCCGCGAGCGCTTTGCCGAGGCGCAGTTTCTGCTGGCCCTTGTCGGATCGACGCTTGACAAGATTGCCGTCGAGATACGGAACCTGCAGCGGACAGAGATTGCTGAGGTAGCCGAGCCTTTCAGAAAAGGCCAGATGGGGAGCAGCGCGGTGCCTGTCAAGCGAAACCCTACAAAGAGCGAGCGCGTTTCATCGCTTTCAAGGCTCCTCAGGTCGCTTGTGGACGTATCGCTTGAGAACGTCCCCCTGTGGCACGAGCGGGACCTCTCAAACTCTGCAAACGAGCGCTTTACACTCCCGCTGGGAGCGATTCTTCTCGACGAGATGCTCGGCCTCATGATCAAGGTGATATCAGAGCTTGCGGTCAACCGCAGCCGGATTACTTCCAACATCGAAATAACCAAGGGACAAATCTATGCCGAGTTTGTGCTTGAGGCCCTTGTGAAAAAGGGCGTCCCGCGTTTTGAAGCCTACAGGGACATACAGCGCGTGGCATTTTCCGCAGCGGCAGACGGAACGCATTTTCTCGAAGCGGCGGCAAAGGACGCAAGCATATCCGAGAGCCTGTCACGGCAAGAACTCGAGACGATATTTCAGCCCGCCTCGCACCTTGCAGCCTCGGGCAGGATAATAGAGAATGCCAAGAGTCTTGTTGGCAGGCTGACCAAGAACCGGAATTAG
- a CDS encoding DUF2798 domain-containing protein, translating into MIAKESASKEMSKRNYRRILAVTFRGAVMASITSSIISSSVVAFNVYLQCAGSGDCFQAHFLPIWPRSFALAFAIATPIVLFVAPTVMRKMNGIAPDKSRKATS; encoded by the coding sequence ATGATAGCAAAAGAATCTGCTTCGAAAGAAATGAGCAAGAGGAACTATAGGAGAATCCTTGCAGTGACATTCAGGGGCGCGGTCATGGCCTCGATCACCTCTTCAATTATTTCATCTTCGGTGGTTGCCTTCAACGTCTATCTGCAGTGCGCAGGGTCAGGCGATTGCTTCCAAGCACATTTCTTACCGATATGGCCACGTTCCTTCGCTCTTGCGTTCGCAATAGCAACCCCTATTGTACTATTTGTAGCTCCAACCGTAATGAGAAAGATGAATGGAATTGCTCCGGACAAATCACGCAAGGCTACCTCGTAA